In Vespula vulgaris chromosome 19, iyVesVulg1.1, whole genome shotgun sequence, a single genomic region encodes these proteins:
- the LOC127070898 gene encoding guanine nucleotide-binding protein subunit alpha homolog, with protein sequence MAGSLTWSCTCCLRFKFSPEEIEQRYKSQEIDRMLEKDRQTFRRQVKLLLLGAGESGKSTFLKQMRIIHGIKFEPELIKEYQHIIYQNIIKGMKVLVDARDKLNIPWENPKNYDIGYQLLKFENTMVLDTRLFLHYVPALQSLWKDASIKKAFDRRREFQLSDSVQYFLDNLDRIAKVDYAPTHQDILHCRKATKGISEFVIPINNIPFLFVDVGGQRSQRQKWYQCFDCVTSILFLVSSSEFDQVLLEDRRTNRLEESRNIFDTIVNNMIFGGVSIILFLNKTDLLDRKVRSHDTNVRWYFPQFTGDSHSMKDVQNFILEMFISVKKDPRKPLFHHFTTAVDTENIKVVFNAVKDTILHRNLESLMLQ encoded by the exons ATGGCGGGATCACTAACGTGGTCATGCACTTGTTGTCTACGATTCAAGTTCAGCCCAGAAGAGATCGAGCAACGATACAAAAGTCAAGAGATCGACCGGATGCTAGAGAAAGATCGGCAAACTTTCCGTAGGCAGGTTAAACTCCTGCTTCTCGGAGCTGGAGAAAGTGGAAAATCAACATTCCTTAAACAGATGCGAATTATACACGGAATTAAATTTGAG CctgaattaattaaagaataccAGCATATAAtctatcaaaatataattaaaggaATGAAAGTATTGGTAGATGCAAGAGATAAGCTGAATATACCTTGGGAAAATcctaaaaattatgatattggATATcagttattaaaatttgaaaataccATGGTTTTGGATACTAGATTGTTTCTCCATTATGTACCAGCTTTACAAAGTTTATGGAAAGATGCATCTATAAAAAAAGCATttgatagaagaagagaattccAATTa agCGATTCAGTCCAATATTTTCTGGATAATCTTGATAGGATTGCTAAAGTG GATTACGCTCCTACACATCAGGATATTTTACATTGTAGAAAGGCAACAAAAGGAATTTCAGAATTTGTCATACCAATAAACAATATTCCATTTCTATTTGTTGATGTTGGTGGACAGAGATCTCAAAGACAAAAATGGTATCAATGTTTTGACTGTGTGACCtctatattatttcttgtatCTTCTTCGGAGTTTGATCAGGTCTTATTAGAAGAtag AAGGACCAATAGATTAGAAGAATCAAGAAATATCTTTGATACAATAGtgaataatatgatatttgGTGGTGTgtcaataattttgtttctaaaTAAAACTGATCTCTTGGATAGAAAAGTAAGATCGCATGATACCAATGTTCGCTGGTATTTTCCACAATTTACGGGCGATTCACATTCCATGAAGGATGTACAGAATTTTATATTGGAAATGTTTATATCTGTCAAAAAGGACCCAAGAAAGCctttatttcatcattttacTACTGCAGTTGATacagaaaatattaaagttgTATTTAATGCCGTAAAAGATACTATTTTGCATCGCAATTTGGAGTCTTTAATGCTCCAATAA